Within the Marinobacter qingdaonensis genome, the region CCTGTTCGAGCGCATCCAGCACCTGTCGGCAATGCTGGTAGTAGAGCTGCCCGGCGTCCGTGGTGGAGACCCGCCGGGTGGTCCGGTAGAACAGCCGGGTGGCCAGCCGGGCCTCGAGGGCGCTGATCTGCCGGCTGACCTGGGCGGTGGAGACACCCAGCCGCTCGGACGCACGGGTAAAACTTTCGGTCTCTGCGACCGCCACAAATTCATTGACGCCGTCCCAGCGCACCATGACCTGCTCCTCCTCGAATTCCGTCGCGATTATTGCATATCAGTAAAAGTGATTTGCTATATAGCCCGATTATTTACCAGAAAGTCGGGATTATACTGCGCGCCAACTCACGCAGGTTCATCGATTCAACGGAGCGAGATATGGCGGAAATGATCAAATCCAAAGCGGCGATTGCCTGGGGCCCAGGCCAGCCCCTGTCGGTCGAGGAAGTGGAGGTTATGCCCCCGCAAGCGGGCGAGGTTCTGGTCCGGGTGGTTGCGACCGGTGTCTGTCACACCGACGCCTTCACCCTGTCCGGCGACGACCCGGAGGGCAACTTCCCGGCCATTCTCGGCCACGAGGGCGGCGGCATCGTCGAAGCCGTCGGCGAGGGCGTGACCAGCGTCGAGATCGGGGACCATGTCATTCCCCTGTACACCCCGGAGTGTGGCGAGTGTAAGTTCTGCCGGTCCGGGAAAACCAACCTGTGCCAGAAGATCCGCGAGACCCAGGGCCAGGGGCTGATGCCGGATGGCACCACCCGCTTCTACAAGGACGGTCAGCCCATCTTCCACTACATGGGCTGCTCGACCTTCTCCGAGTACACGGTGCTGCCCGAAATTGCCCTGGCCAAAGTCAACAAGGCGGCGCCCCTGGAAGAGGTCTGCCTGCTCGGCTGTGGCGTCACCACCGGCATGGGCGCGGTGATGAACACCGCCAAGGTGGAGGCCGGCGCCACCGTGGCCATTTTCGGCCTGGGCGGCATCGGCCTGTCGGCGATCATCGGCGCCACCATGGCCGGTGCCGGTCGCATCCTGGCCATCGACATCAACGACAGCAAGTTCGAGCTGGCCCGGCAGTTGGGCGCCACCGACTGCATCAACCCCCGGGAGCACGACCGCCCCATTCAGGAGGTGATCGTCGAGCTGACCGACGGCGGGGTCGATTACTCCTTCGAATGCATCGGCAACGTCGATGTCATGCGCTCGGCCCTGGAATGCTGCCACAAAGGCTGGGGCGAGTCGGTGATCATCGGGGTCGCCGGCGCCGGCCAGGAAATCGCCACCCGGCCGTTCCAGCTGGTCACTGGCCGGGTCTGGAAGGGCTCCGCCTTCGGTGGCGTCAAGGGCCGTTCGGAACTGCCGGGCATGGTCGAGCGCTACCTGCAGGGTGAATTCAAGCTCAACGACTTCATCACCCACACCATGGGCCTGGACGACATCAACCACGCATTCGAACTGATGCACGAGGGCAAGAGCATTCGCAGCGTCATCCATTTCGATCGATGACTACAGAAAACGGATAGCGATGTTCAGTTTCAGGATATTTGCTGCCCCCTGAATCACCGATAGTTCACTTGCCCAACAATAAGGAGAAGGCAAATGAACTATCCAAAATCACTCCTGGCGCTGGCGGTGGCAACCTCCTTCAGCGCCGCACCCGCCCTCGCCCTCGATCTCGGCACCTACAATGACACCAGCATCAGCATCGGTGGTTACCTGAAAGCCGAGGCCATCTACGAGGACCCCGAGCAGGACGACGACCGCTTCTTCGGCCGGGCCAACCAGAGCCGCATCAACCTGAAGACCGTCACCCAGAAACAGGGCCACACCATCGTGGGGTTTGTGGAGGGCGATTTTTACGGTGGCCTCTACCCCGGTGAGAACAACGACCTGCGCCTGCGCCACGCGTTCATCAAGTTCGACAACGCCACCGTCGGCCAGACCTGGACCGGCCAGTTCTGGGCCGTGGCCTACAACGATTACCTCGACTTCCTGGGCGGGCCCCGCGGCACCCTGGGCGGCCTCAACTTCCGCACCACCCTGGCCAGCTACCAGTTCAACAACCTGCGCATCACCGCCCAGGACCCGGTCAACAACGACGCCGATGCCCCGGATCTGGCGATCAACTACAATCTCAACTTCGACGGCGGCCACCGCCTGATCCTGACCGCCAGCGGTCGGGAAGTGGCCAACGGCGACTACGTCGGCGGCGGCGCCATCGGCTCCGAGATCAAGCTCGGACGCCACAGTCTGACCCTCAACGCCCACCACGGTGAGGGCCTGGGCGCCTTCACCGGCGTCGGGGTCGGCGGCTCCCTGGCCAGCGATGTGGAAAACGGCGAGGCGGTCAGCCAGACCGGTTTCAACGCCGGCTTCCGTTACGTCATCAACGACCAGTGGCGCGCCAACGTGGCCTACACCAAGGTGGAGGTGGACGACCAGGCGGACACCGATTACGAGGCCCCGCGGGTCAACCTGATCCACAACATCATCCCCGAGCTGGAAGTCGGGGTGGAGTGGCGCAAGTACAACCTGGCCTTTGGCCCGCTGATCCCGGAGGGGCAGCAGGTCGAGGTCATGGCCAAATACTCGTTCTGACCTGAGTCCTCAGAATTGGTACCCTTACCGCGACTGGACCCAGGTGCCGACCGTCTTCCCGGCACCTGGGCCCCACGCGCCCCCGGAACCATCAACCACTTCATGGCGACGACCTACATGACAGACGAAAGCCCCAAGCGGCAGGGAATCGGTTCTCTCGAAATTGGTCTGCACATTCTCAATTACATCGCCAGCGCGGCCCGGCCACCGTCGCTCAAGGAGCTGTCCAAGGCCCTGGACCTGTCTCCGAGCCGGGCCCACAAGTACCTGGTCAGCCTGCTGCGCGAGGGCTACATCAACCAGGTCAACCAGACCCAGTACACCCTGGGCAACTCCGCGCTGACTCTGGGTATCTCCGCGCTGCGTCGGATCAACCCGATCCAGCTGTCCTACGAGGCCGTGGATCAGCTGAACGAGGACACCGACAAAACCGTGTCGGTCACGGTCTGGAACGGCGCCGGCCCGCTGGTCATCAAATGGCTGGATTCAAGCCTGCCGATCTCGGTGAACGTACGCCTGGGCGCCGAACTGTCGCCGCTGAATTCGGCGTCCGGTCGGATCTTCCTGACCGCGCTGCCGGTTGAGCGCCGGCGCCAGCTGATCGACCAGTTCTACAAGCAATCGGCCAACCTGCCCAAGCACCGGGGCAAGGACATTCCCCGGGAGCAACTGGGCGCCCACCTGGACGCCATCAAGCGCCAGGGTTACTGTGCGTTTTTCAGCGATTACCTGCCTGAAATCAATGTCCTGAGTATGCCGGTGTACGACCTGAACGGCTCCATCGTGACCGTGATCACCCTGCTGGGCCTGGCCCGGGACACCGACATCAGCGAGGGCTCGCCCCTGTTCCAACAGGTCCGGGACTGTGCCGACAAGGTCACCCGCCAGATTTGTGGGCAGCAGAAGCTGGAGCAGGGCCGGGACTAGCCGGCCATGCGCAAGGTTTCCGAGGGTAGCTCACCGAACAGCTTGCGGTAATCGGAGGAGAACCGGCCCAGGTGGACGAAGCCATAGTCCAGGGCCACTTCGGTTACGTTCCGGCAGCGCCCGGTCTGCAGGTCGGTCCGCAGCTGCTGCAGCTTGCGCTGCTTGATGTAGCACTTGGGGGTGACCGAGAAACTCTTCGAGAAGGCGTTGTAGATCGAGCGCACGCTCATGTTGGAGACCGCCGACAGCTCCTCCACATCGATCGCCTGCTTCAGGTTCTGGTCGATGTAATGCACCATCCGGGCCACCGCCGGCGACAGTCGGGGCTGCTCGTCGGTCACCGTCCAGGTACTGGGAAACACCGTCAGCAGCTTGTTCAGGATGATGTCCCGGTAGGGCACGGACACCGAGCGGATATCGTCGTCGCCCCCCTCCTCAAGCTCCGAGAACACTGCATTGAGAATACTCGGCAGCGCCGGGCACTGGTGCAGGTTCACCGGCCGGCGTTCGAAGCGCAGGGCCTCGGCCTGGCCCACCCGGTTCATCGGCCGCGCCGAGCACAGCACCTCTTCCGGCACCTTGATGATCAGTTTTTCGCAATCCGGCGAGTACTCCAGGTCGATGGCTTCGTACGGGTTCACCATCATCGCCTCGCCGGCGCGCAGGCGCAGTGACTCGGCGCCCTGGCGCCACAGGCACTCGCCGCGGGTCACCACCTGGAAATGGTAGATCGCCTCCAGTTCCGGGCTTTTGACCCGCACCTGGTTGCCATAGCTGATACGGGACAGACCAAAGCCGGCAAACTCGCGAAAGCTGAGGCTGGACGCCGCCCGACTGCGGCCGCTCAACTCCAGGCGGTGCTGGCCGATGTGATCGTTGACGAAACCGGAGACCTCTTCGGGAAAGGCGCCCGCGAAAACCGTGTTGGCGGTGAGAGTGTGTTGAAACATAGCGCAGCTCGATTTACTTATTATTAATGCGTTCACTTTATATAAACAGGATCGGTCAATCAACAACCAATTTCACCCGCCTCGCCGTCACTGCAATGCCATGGGGCTGTGCTATGTTTTCCTGATACTTCCCTCAATCACTGGCGGTGGTCATGAGCAATCCAAAGCACACTCTCTTCTGGATGACGCTTTTCCTGGCAGTTGTTGTGGTGGTCGGCGCCCTCATCCATCGGCCGCTGATCGACGCCTTCATGGCGAACTGGGTGTTCAACCTGCTGATTGTCGGGGTCCTGATCGTCGGCATCGCAATCACCTACCGGCAGGTGTTCGTGCTGTTCCCAGAGCTGCGCTGGATTTCCCAGTTCCGCACCGGCCACTCCGGGCTCTCGGTGCTGCAGGAGCCGCGCCTGCTCAAGCCGCTGGCGCGCCAGCTCGGGGAGGAATCCAAGCGCGACCGCTTCAAGCTCTCCACCCTGTCCCTGCGCACGGTGCTCGACGGCATTCACTCGCGCATGGACGAGCAGCGCGAAATCACCCGCTATTTCATCAGTCTGCTGGTGTTCCTGGGGCTGCTCGGCACCTTCTGGGGCCTGCTGGGGACGATTAATTCGGTGGGCCAGGTGATCACCAACCTGGACATGGGCCAGGGCGACTTCGGCGCGGTGTTCGCCGATCTGCAGGCCGGGCTGCTCACGCCCCTGCAGGGCATGGGTACGGCGTTCAGCTCCTCCCTGTTGGGCCTGGGCGGCTCGCTCATCCTCGGCTTCCTGGACATCCAGGCCGGGCACGCCCAGAACCGCTTCTACGACGGCCTGGAGGAGTGGCTCACCGGGGTCACCAACCTGGTGGATATCGTGGACGAGGACGAACGCGCCTCATGATCGGCTCCAAGCGCCGCAGTCGCAGCGCCACCAACGCCTGGCCCGGCTACGTCGACGCCCTGTCGGCGCTGCTGATGCTGGTGATCTTCATGCTGCTGATCTACGTGGTCAGCCAGCTGTACCTGTCCCAGACCCTGTCCGACCGCAACACCGAACTGTTTCGCCTAAATCAGCGCCTGGCAGAAATCTCCGAGTTGCTGGGCCTGGAGCAGAGCAAGACCGCCGCCCTGGAGCAGGAGATGGCCTCGGTCCAGAACGACTACAGCGCGTCCCTGGCCCGCAACGACGAGCTGCAGGATCGGCTGGAGGCCTCCCGCAATCAGCTGATGCAGCAGAGCGCCGACGCGGAGGCCCGGGCCGGGCGGCTGGCCAGCATGAGCGATGAGCTGGAGGAGAAGGATCAGCTGTCCGCCAGCCAGCAGGCGATGATCATGCGGCTGTCGAACCAGATCGCCTCGCTGCGGGAGCAGCTACGCCAGATCACCGCCGCCCTGCGGCTGCAGGAGCAGGAAACCGCGGACAAGGAAAGCGAGCTGGCCGACGTCAGCCGCCGGCTGAACACCCTGCTGGCCGAGCGGGTCAGCGAACTGGAGCAGTATCAGTCGGAGTTTTTCTCGCGCCTGCGCAACATCCTGGAAACCAACGAAAACATCCGCATCGTCGGCGACCGCTTCCTGCTGCCGTCGGAGCTTTTGTTTGCCTCTGGCTCGGCCCAGCTGGGCGAGGCCGGCAAGCGCGAGCTGGACAAGCTGGCGACCGTGCTGCTGGATGTGGTTGGCGCCATTCCGGCCGACATCGACTGGATCCTGCGCATCGACGGCCACACCGACATCATTCCCATCAACACCCCGCAGTTCCCCTCCAACTGGGAGTTATCCACAGCCCGGGCGGTGGCGGTGGTGCGTTACCTGGCCGACCAGGGGGTGCCGGAGCGGCGCATGGTGGCGGCCGGTTTTGGCGAGTTCGTCCCGGTGGCCGAGGGCACCACGGCGGATGCCCTGCAGAAAAACCGTCGTATCGAGCTCAAGCTGACCGACCGCTAGCCACCGCCTTGTCTCAGAAGTGGATGACCGAGCGGATACTCTTGCCCTCGTGCATCAGCTCGAAGGCCTTGTTGATGTCGTCCAGGGGCATCTCGTGGGTGATGAACACATCCAGGGGAATCTCACCCTTCTCGGCTTTTTCGACATAGCCCGGCAACTCGGTGCGGCCCTTCACTCCCCCAAAGGCGGAGCCTTTCCAGACCCGTCCGGTGACCAGCTGGAACGGCCGGGTGCTGATTTCCTCACCGGCGCCGGCCACCCCGATGATGATGGACTCGCCCCAGCCCTTGTGACAGCACTCCAGCGCCGAGCGCATGAGCTGGACGTTGCCAACGCACTCGAACGAGTAGTCGACGCCGCCGTCGGTCATCTCCACGATCACTTCCTGAATCGGCTGGTCGTAGTCGTTCGGGTTGACCAGATCGGTGGCGCCCAGTTGTTTGGCGATGTCGAACTTGCCCGGGTTGATGTCGATGGCGATGATCCGGCCGGCCTTGGCCATGGTGGCGCCGATGATGGCGGCCAGGCCGATGCCGCCCAGACCGAAGATGGCCACGGTGGCGCCTTCCTCCACCTTGGCGGTGTTAAGCACCGCGCCGATGCCGGTGGTGACGCCGCAACCGAGCAGGCACACCTTGTCCAGAGGCGCCTCCTTGGGAATCTTGGCCAGGGAGACCTGGGGCAGCACCGTGTACTCGGAGAAGGTAGAGCAACCCATGTAGTGATACAGCGGCTTGCCCTGGTAGGAGAACCGGGAGGTGCCATCGGGCATCACACCCTTACCCTGTGTGGCCCGCACCGCGCCACACAGGTTGGTCTTGCCGGAGGTGCAGAATTTACAGGTGCCGCATTCGGCCGTGTACAGCGGAATCACGTGGTCACCCACCTCCAGGTCGGTCACCCCCGGGCCGACCGCCTCGACAATGCCGCCACCCTCATGGCCCAGGATGGTCGGGAACAGGCCCTCGGGATCGGCACCGGACAGGGTATAGGCGTCGGTGTGACAGACCCCGGTGGCGACGATGCGCACCAGCACCTCGCCCTCCTGGGGTGGGGCCACGTCCACTTCGACAATTTCCAGGGGGTTGTTGGCTTCAAACGCCACGGCGGCACGGGACTTGATCACGGGGCAGCTCCTTTGGTGGTTGGCGGCGTCGGGTGACGCGCCAGGTTTCATCATTCAAGCAGGTGGCCGCATTGATCGCCAGCGCGACTTTGGCCCAATCCGGCACCCGGGCGCCAATAGATACGTCGCCGCGGCGAATTGGACGGCCGGTTCGGTCAATCCGGCGTTGTCTGCAATAATCCTAAGTACAGGCGGAAACGTACAGACCGACAGAAACGGCCGATCTAAACCCTCAGGACAGGAGCGCAGTCCCTTGCACACCCTCTACTGGTTTACCCGGGATCTCCGACTTCACGACAACGCCGCACTGCTGGCGGCGGCCAAGTCGGACCTGCTGCTGTGCGTGTTCGTGGTCGACCCACGCTGGTTCGCCCCCGGCCCGCTGCAGAGCCGGGCCATGGGCGAGCACCGCTGGCGCTTTCTGTGGCAGAGCCTGATGGCGCTGGAGCGTAGCCTCCGGCCCCTGGGACAACGGCTGCACATCGCCTACGGCGAGCCCGAGCGGGTGATTCCCGAGCTGGTGCGCGAACACCGGCTGGCCCGGGTGATTCGCTCGCGCCAGCCCGGTACCAAGGAAGCCGGGCAGTGGCAGGCGCTGAAGGAGCAGTTGCCGGACACCCTGTTCCAGCAGTTCGAAACCCTCAGCCTGTTCACCGAGGCTTCCCTGCCCATGGCCCTGGACGATCTGCCCGACACCTTTTCCCAGTTCCGCAAGCAGGTGGAGAAGACCGGCGAGCGCTGCTCCGAACGCCTGCGCATCCGCACCCTGACCGCGCTGCCGCCACCCCCTGGGTTCCCCGACGACAACCGGGGCGAATGCCCGGCCATCGCTGAACCCCGGCACCCGCTGCAGTTTTCCGGCGGCGAGCAGGCCGGTCTCGACCAGCTCAAGGAATTCCTGTTCATTCGCCACGCCATCGACGACTACAAGCAGACCCGCAACGCCCTCGACACCTGGGACGCCTCCTCCAAGTTTTCACCCTGGCTGGCCAACGGTTCGCTGTCGGTGCGCGAGGTGGCCGAGACCATTAGCGAGTACGAAGCCAGCCACACCAGGAACGAATCCACCTACTGGCTCTGGTTCGAGCTGCTCTGGAGGGAGTATTTCTACTGGTACGCGCTCAAGCACGGCACCAACCTGTTCCACCGGGACGGGGTCCAGCGCAAGCGCCGGACGGCGACCTTCTACGGCCACCGGTTCAAGGCCTGGTGCCAGGGCAACACCGAGTACCCGCTGGTGAACGCCGCCATGAACCAGCTGCGGGAAACCGGCTACATGAGCAATCGGGCCCGGCAGCTGGTGGCCAGCTGCTTCGTCAACGAGCTCGAGCTGGACTGGCGCTACGGCGCGGCGTGGTTCGAGCAGCAGCTGATCGATTATGATGTGGCCAGCAACTACGGCAACTGGCAGTATCTGGCGGGGGTAGGCGCCGACCCCCGAGGCCTGCGGCAATTCAACCTCGAGAAACAGGCGAAACAGTACGACCCCCTGGGTACCTTTGTGGATCGCTGGGGCGGCGACACCGACCAGCCGGTCGGACTACACACCGTGGACGCAGCAGACTGGCCGATATCATGAGCACCGCTTTCGACTCCGACAGCCCCCGACAG harbors:
- a CDS encoding S-(hydroxymethyl)glutathione dehydrogenase/class III alcohol dehydrogenase, producing MIKSKAAIAWGPGQPLSVEEVEVMPPQAGEVLVRVVATGVCHTDAFTLSGDDPEGNFPAILGHEGGGIVEAVGEGVTSVEIGDHVIPLYTPECGECKFCRSGKTNLCQKIRETQGQGLMPDGTTRFYKDGQPIFHYMGCSTFSEYTVLPEIALAKVNKAAPLEEVCLLGCGVTTGMGAVMNTAKVEAGATVAIFGLGGIGLSAIIGATMAGAGRILAIDINDSKFELARQLGATDCINPREHDRPIQEVIVELTDGGVDYSFECIGNVDVMRSALECCHKGWGESVIIGVAGAGQEIATRPFQLVTGRVWKGSAFGGVKGRSELPGMVERYLQGEFKLNDFITHTMGLDDINHAFELMHEGKSIRSVIHFDR
- a CDS encoding porin encodes the protein MNYPKSLLALAVATSFSAAPALALDLGTYNDTSISIGGYLKAEAIYEDPEQDDDRFFGRANQSRINLKTVTQKQGHTIVGFVEGDFYGGLYPGENNDLRLRHAFIKFDNATVGQTWTGQFWAVAYNDYLDFLGGPRGTLGGLNFRTTLASYQFNNLRITAQDPVNNDADAPDLAINYNLNFDGGHRLILTASGREVANGDYVGGGAIGSEIKLGRHSLTLNAHHGEGLGAFTGVGVGGSLASDVENGEAVSQTGFNAGFRYVINDQWRANVAYTKVEVDDQADTDYEAPRVNLIHNIIPELEVGVEWRKYNLAFGPLIPEGQQVEVMAKYSF
- a CDS encoding IclR family transcriptional regulator — its product is MTDESPKRQGIGSLEIGLHILNYIASAARPPSLKELSKALDLSPSRAHKYLVSLLREGYINQVNQTQYTLGNSALTLGISALRRINPIQLSYEAVDQLNEDTDKTVSVTVWNGAGPLVIKWLDSSLPISVNVRLGAELSPLNSASGRIFLTALPVERRRQLIDQFYKQSANLPKHRGKDIPREQLGAHLDAIKRQGYCAFFSDYLPEINVLSMPVYDLNGSIVTVITLLGLARDTDISEGSPLFQQVRDCADKVTRQICGQQKLEQGRD
- a CDS encoding AraC family transcriptional regulator, which translates into the protein MFQHTLTANTVFAGAFPEEVSGFVNDHIGQHRLELSGRSRAASSLSFREFAGFGLSRISYGNQVRVKSPELEAIYHFQVVTRGECLWRQGAESLRLRAGEAMMVNPYEAIDLEYSPDCEKLIIKVPEEVLCSARPMNRVGQAEALRFERRPVNLHQCPALPSILNAVFSELEEGGDDDIRSVSVPYRDIILNKLLTVFPSTWTVTDEQPRLSPAVARMVHYIDQNLKQAIDVEELSAVSNMSVRSIYNAFSKSFSVTPKCYIKQRKLQQLRTDLQTGRCRNVTEVALDYGFVHLGRFSSDYRKLFGELPSETLRMAG
- a CDS encoding MotA/TolQ/ExbB proton channel family protein; the protein is MSNPKHTLFWMTLFLAVVVVVGALIHRPLIDAFMANWVFNLLIVGVLIVGIAITYRQVFVLFPELRWISQFRTGHSGLSVLQEPRLLKPLARQLGEESKRDRFKLSTLSLRTVLDGIHSRMDEQREITRYFISLLVFLGLLGTFWGLLGTINSVGQVITNLDMGQGDFGAVFADLQAGLLTPLQGMGTAFSSSLLGLGGSLILGFLDIQAGHAQNRFYDGLEEWLTGVTNLVDIVDEDERAS
- a CDS encoding peptidoglycan -binding protein; the protein is MIGSKRRSRSATNAWPGYVDALSALLMLVIFMLLIYVVSQLYLSQTLSDRNTELFRLNQRLAEISELLGLEQSKTAALEQEMASVQNDYSASLARNDELQDRLEASRNQLMQQSADAEARAGRLASMSDELEEKDQLSASQQAMIMRLSNQIASLREQLRQITAALRLQEQETADKESELADVSRRLNTLLAERVSELEQYQSEFFSRLRNILETNENIRIVGDRFLLPSELLFASGSAQLGEAGKRELDKLATVLLDVVGAIPADIDWILRIDGHTDIIPINTPQFPSNWELSTARAVAVVRYLADQGVPERRMVAAGFGEFVPVAEGTTADALQKNRRIELKLTDR
- a CDS encoding S-(hydroxymethyl)glutathione dehydrogenase/class III alcohol dehydrogenase, translating into MIKSRAAVAFEANNPLEIVEVDVAPPQEGEVLVRIVATGVCHTDAYTLSGADPEGLFPTILGHEGGGIVEAVGPGVTDLEVGDHVIPLYTAECGTCKFCTSGKTNLCGAVRATQGKGVMPDGTSRFSYQGKPLYHYMGCSTFSEYTVLPQVSLAKIPKEAPLDKVCLLGCGVTTGIGAVLNTAKVEEGATVAIFGLGGIGLAAIIGATMAKAGRIIAIDINPGKFDIAKQLGATDLVNPNDYDQPIQEVIVEMTDGGVDYSFECVGNVQLMRSALECCHKGWGESIIIGVAGAGEEISTRPFQLVTGRVWKGSAFGGVKGRTELPGYVEKAEKGEIPLDVFITHEMPLDDINKAFELMHEGKSIRSVIHF
- a CDS encoding DASH family cryptochrome, translating into MHTLYWFTRDLRLHDNAALLAAAKSDLLLCVFVVDPRWFAPGPLQSRAMGEHRWRFLWQSLMALERSLRPLGQRLHIAYGEPERVIPELVREHRLARVIRSRQPGTKEAGQWQALKEQLPDTLFQQFETLSLFTEASLPMALDDLPDTFSQFRKQVEKTGERCSERLRIRTLTALPPPPGFPDDNRGECPAIAEPRHPLQFSGGEQAGLDQLKEFLFIRHAIDDYKQTRNALDTWDASSKFSPWLANGSLSVREVAETISEYEASHTRNESTYWLWFELLWREYFYWYALKHGTNLFHRDGVQRKRRTATFYGHRFKAWCQGNTEYPLVNAAMNQLRETGYMSNRARQLVASCFVNELELDWRYGAAWFEQQLIDYDVASNYGNWQYLAGVGADPRGLRQFNLEKQAKQYDPLGTFVDRWGGDTDQPVGLHTVDAADWPIS